From a single Sinomonas atrocyanea genomic region:
- a CDS encoding NUDIX hydrolase: MESPIVGRAATVVVVRDAEAGLEVLLLERPVAGSFGGAWAFPGGRVDPEDSHPDDPEEHAVHDEAFSAAPAAVRRAAVRETREETGLLLAESHLVELSRWVPPARAPKRLTTWFFLARDPGGEMLLSADEHVDSAWLRPAVALERHAAGEMVLFPPTWLTLHGLAGAGSVEDALGSAPRPAAHFASYQLLDADGRIEAVLWAGDAQYGDPAAAGSGRHRLTISRLPWVYERT, from the coding sequence ATGGAATCACCGATCGTGGGGCGTGCGGCCACCGTCGTCGTGGTGCGGGACGCGGAGGCGGGGCTGGAGGTCCTGCTCCTCGAGAGGCCCGTGGCCGGGTCCTTCGGCGGCGCCTGGGCGTTCCCCGGCGGCCGCGTCGACCCCGAGGACTCCCACCCCGACGATCCCGAGGAGCACGCCGTGCACGACGAGGCCTTCTCGGCCGCCCCCGCCGCCGTGCGCCGGGCCGCGGTGCGGGAGACCCGGGAGGAGACCGGGCTGCTCCTGGCCGAGTCGCACCTCGTGGAGCTCTCCCGCTGGGTGCCCCCGGCCCGCGCTCCCAAGCGGCTCACCACATGGTTCTTCCTGGCCCGCGACCCGGGCGGGGAGATGCTGCTGAGCGCCGACGAGCACGTGGACTCCGCCTGGCTCCGCCCGGCCGTGGCCCTCGAGCGGCACGCGGCGGGGGAGATGGTGCTGTTCCCGCCGACGTGGCTCACGCTGCACGGCCTGGCCGGCGCCGGCTCGGTCGAGGACGCCCTGGGAAGCGCTCCCCGTCCGGCGGCCCACTTCGCGAGCTACCAGCTCCTGGACGCCGACGGGAGGATCGAGGCCGTCCTGTGGGCCGGCGACGCGCAATACGGGGACCCGGCAGCGGCCGGGAGCGGGCGGCACCGGCTCACGATCTCGCGCCTGCCCTGGGTCTATGAGCGCACATGA